A genomic stretch from Leptospira licerasiae serovar Varillal str. VAR 010 includes:
- a CDS encoding FecR family protein gives MNRKLFLLLLIVTSIGSSNFCSKILGPNSKPGLVVIFLTGKVEVERNGKLIPISLGSVLQKNDTIKTNSGTLDLQTGLGHVIRLKSYTNLSIDSLHGDLSEETSLAVKTGLLLVKTNKLSRKEQFKISTPTAIAGVRGTAFSFEVVQGTLPKIKVYEGMVAMTLKAPVSQEILADKIAENPNYQKFQKLLEENEIVISEEEEAEVKPEFDQLAQTILNRLDDAAIAQSIESFRSDLLRTVQKGKFEKDPRESADLETLVKVNEDLISGSLDNKSLAKEIEKEQGEKLNIALDKLESDAGSRKLDSEEEIKKYYSVLESIHKLDKTILYGAVVTQVGNTMLVHSTKGIYRLNVAEVEYIQYKNFDVVTKKKK, from the coding sequence ATGAATCGAAAACTCTTCCTGTTGCTCCTAATTGTAACATCCATCGGATCTTCTAACTTCTGTTCCAAAATTTTAGGACCTAATTCCAAGCCTGGGTTAGTAGTGATTTTCCTGACCGGAAAAGTAGAAGTAGAAAGAAACGGAAAGCTCATCCCTATTTCTTTAGGAAGCGTCTTACAAAAAAACGACACCATCAAAACAAACAGTGGAACCCTCGATCTTCAGACCGGCCTGGGCCACGTAATCCGCTTAAAATCTTATACCAATCTGAGTATTGATTCTCTTCACGGAGATCTTTCGGAAGAAACTTCTCTTGCGGTAAAAACCGGGCTTCTTCTTGTAAAAACAAATAAGTTGAGTAGGAAAGAACAGTTCAAAATTTCCACACCGACCGCTATCGCTGGTGTTCGTGGGACTGCATTCTCGTTCGAAGTCGTACAAGGCACACTTCCAAAAATCAAAGTTTATGAGGGAATGGTTGCCATGACCTTAAAGGCTCCAGTTAGCCAGGAAATCCTTGCAGATAAAATCGCGGAAAATCCGAACTACCAAAAGTTCCAGAAATTGTTGGAAGAAAACGAAATCGTGATCTCTGAAGAAGAAGAGGCGGAAGTCAAACCTGAATTCGACCAACTTGCTCAAACAATCTTGAATCGATTGGATGATGCTGCAATCGCACAAAGTATCGAAAGTTTTAGAAGTGATTTACTTCGTACTGTTCAAAAAGGAAAATTCGAAAAAGATCCTAGAGAAAGTGCCGATCTGGAAACCTTAGTAAAAGTAAACGAAGACCTGATATCCGGTAGTTTGGACAACAAAAGTTTAGCAAAAGAAATAGAGAAGGAGCAAGGCGAAAAACTGAATATAGCTCTAGACAAGTTGGAATCGGATGCAGGTTCTCGAAAACTAGACTCCGAAGAAGAGATCAAAAAATATTACAGTGTTTTAGAATCAATTCATAAGTTGGACAAAACAATTCTATACGGAGCAGTGGTAACTCAGGTAGGAAATACGATGTTGGTGCATTCTACCAAAGGGATCTACCGTTTGAATGTTGCCGAAGTGGAGTATATCCAATATAAAAACTTTGACGTGGTTACTAAAAAGAAAAAGTAA
- a CDS encoding fructosamine kinase family protein: protein MAITNTGMGELIRDGLDRLGILSSSKRAEITLHSTSLFELYKVKLPDGSQLAIKIIPKKEMAESEAEGLEQLCRLGVRVPEYLGTVHLGKVSLLAMEFVQTGSSAGFREDLIASLKNLYKNEFGSWGWKRDNFIGSLNQANGWFSTFREFYWERRLKPQIELAKGRKLLTDKDSFAIRDIFDKFSEDWGLDHIKPRMVHGDLWSGNVLQGKNGFAYLIDPSVAYSHPEQDLAMLQLFGSPLNLEEMQDILATAGLDDPGNLKDRIQFWQLYPVLVHINLFGASYLTSLRHILRYYGVK, encoded by the coding sequence ATGGCAATCACGAATACGGGAATGGGTGAATTGATCCGAGACGGATTAGATCGTCTTGGTATTTTATCTTCCTCCAAAAGGGCGGAGATCACTCTTCATTCTACCAGCTTATTCGAACTGTATAAGGTAAAATTGCCTGACGGTTCTCAGCTTGCTATTAAGATCATTCCTAAAAAAGAAATGGCCGAATCTGAGGCAGAAGGTCTGGAACAACTTTGTAGGCTGGGCGTACGAGTTCCGGAGTATCTGGGAACAGTTCATTTAGGAAAAGTTTCCCTTCTTGCGATGGAATTTGTGCAAACAGGTTCTTCCGCTGGATTTAGAGAGGATCTGATCGCAAGTTTAAAGAATTTATATAAAAACGAATTCGGTTCTTGGGGCTGGAAAAGAGATAACTTTATAGGCTCTTTAAACCAAGCCAACGGTTGGTTTTCCACGTTCAGAGAGTTCTATTGGGAAAGAAGACTGAAGCCTCAGATAGAGCTGGCAAAAGGAAGAAAACTTCTGACAGATAAAGATTCGTTTGCGATCCGTGATATTTTCGATAAGTTTTCGGAAGATTGGGGATTGGACCATATAAAACCTAGAATGGTTCATGGAGATCTTTGGTCAGGAAACGTTTTGCAAGGTAAGAACGGTTTTGCCTATCTGATCGATCCATCCGTGGCGTATTCGCATCCGGAACAAGATCTTGCGATGTTACAATTGTTCGGAAGTCCTTTAAATTTGGAAGAGATGCAAGACATTCTGGCTACAGCGGGTTTGGATGACCCGGGCAATTTAAAGGATAGGATCCAATTCTGGCAGTTGTATCCTGTTCTTGTGCATATCAATCTATTCGGAGCTTCTTACTTAACTAGCCTCCGGCATATTCTTCGCTACTATGGCGTGAAATAG
- a CDS encoding rhomboid family intramembrane serine protease, translating into MKAFIFEFPLTAFIVALISISQILLTVFVPEEIINAFFISRPGEFYPWKWIGMVFLHADFTHLFWNMIFLFFLGRIVEYKVGQAKWLLFFFMGALVSGGLDSFVRGMILGENQPAIGASGAVSGLAAVAALLSPFSIRVRKRSYPFPVFAVAWLMVYSDITNLFSRDQVAHWAHLGGFISVVFTAYFLNNKIKRELHTGFALNLVFVVLLLILGFFVGAR; encoded by the coding sequence ATGAAGGCCTTTATTTTCGAATTTCCTCTTACTGCATTTATTGTAGCGCTCATCAGTATTTCTCAGATCTTACTTACAGTATTTGTTCCGGAAGAAATAATAAACGCATTCTTCATCAGTCGGCCGGGAGAATTTTATCCATGGAAATGGATCGGAATGGTATTCTTACACGCGGACTTCACTCATTTATTTTGGAATATGATCTTTCTATTTTTTTTAGGAAGGATCGTGGAATATAAAGTAGGCCAAGCAAAATGGTTACTTTTCTTTTTTATGGGGGCGCTTGTTTCAGGTGGTTTGGATTCTTTTGTAAGAGGAATGATCTTAGGAGAAAATCAACCCGCTATTGGAGCTTCGGGAGCTGTGTCTGGGTTAGCTGCGGTTGCTGCTTTGCTCTCTCCATTTTCCATTCGTGTTAGAAAGAGAAGTTATCCTTTTCCTGTTTTTGCAGTGGCCTGGCTTATGGTATATTCTGATATTACAAATTTATTTTCTAGGGACCAAGTCGCACATTGGGCTCACTTAGGTGGATTCATTTCCGTTGTATTTACCGCGTATTTTTTGAATAATAAGATCAAACGAGAACTGCATACCGGATTTGCTTTAAACTTAGTATTCGTAGTCTTACTCTTGATCTTAGGATTTTTTGTCGGGGCGAGATAG
- the prfA gene encoding peptide chain release factor 1, whose amino-acid sequence MLDRLEKIQQKYLKISDELTTASNPDDLKRLYKERSRLTPLFDKITEYQKLIQNKKDAEELLKTEKDGDMRSMYEEERKEAEERIESLEKELEILLLPPDPNSGKNILLEIRAGTGGEEAGLFVSDLFRMYTKYADKHGIRHEIIDSSPTGIGGLKEIIFAMENDRAYDLFKFEAGTHRVQRIPATESGGRIHTSAVTVAVLPEAEESEININENDLRVDVYRSSGSGGQHVNTTDSAVRITHIPTGIAVACQDEKSQHKNKAKAMRILSARILEKQAEEKKAAADALKKQMVGSGDRSERIRTYNFPQGRCTDHRIGFTSHNLSAIMEGDLDDLINALTEEDRVKRLANSQTN is encoded by the coding sequence ATGTTAGACAGACTAGAAAAAATACAACAAAAATACCTCAAAATATCGGACGAACTCACGACTGCGTCCAATCCGGATGATTTAAAACGACTTTATAAGGAACGTTCCCGACTCACGCCCTTATTCGATAAAATTACCGAATACCAAAAGTTAATTCAGAACAAAAAAGATGCCGAAGAACTTTTAAAAACCGAAAAAGACGGGGATATGCGCTCTATGTACGAAGAAGAGCGCAAAGAAGCGGAAGAAAGGATAGAAAGTTTGGAAAAGGAGTTGGAGATCCTACTTCTTCCTCCAGATCCTAATTCCGGCAAAAATATACTGCTCGAGATAAGAGCAGGGACCGGTGGAGAAGAAGCAGGACTATTCGTTTCCGACCTGTTTAGAATGTACACCAAGTATGCGGACAAACACGGTATCCGTCATGAGATCATAGATTCTTCTCCAACCGGGATAGGCGGATTAAAAGAGATCATCTTCGCGATGGAAAACGATAGGGCCTATGATCTTTTTAAATTCGAAGCGGGAACTCATAGAGTGCAAAGAATTCCTGCAACGGAATCCGGAGGAAGGATTCACACAAGCGCTGTGACTGTTGCCGTTTTACCTGAAGCGGAAGAATCGGAGATCAATATTAACGAAAATGATCTGAGAGTGGATGTGTATCGTTCATCCGGATCCGGCGGTCAGCACGTTAACACCACAGACTCTGCGGTTCGGATTACTCATATTCCGACCGGGATCGCAGTTGCTTGTCAGGATGAAAAATCCCAACACAAAAACAAAGCGAAAGCGATGAGGATCTTGAGCGCCAGGATATTAGAAAAGCAGGCAGAAGAAAAGAAGGCCGCGGCTGATGCTCTCAAAAAACAGATGGTCGGTTCTGGAGATAGATCCGAAAGAATACGAACTTATAATTTTCCGCAAGGAAGATGTACAGACCATAGGATCGGATTCACTAGTCATAATCTTTCTGCTATAATGGAAGGAGATCTGGACGATTTGATTAACGCCTTAACGGAAGAAGACAGAGTCAAACGTCTCGCAAACTCACAAACAAATTAG
- a CDS encoding alcohol dehydrogenase catalytic domain-containing protein gives MIEVRFTAYEYNSNDSFSNSVYEMKGSEESGWKILRNSSSYLELGKGYRLLKTELCGICSTDLDRRFLPFSLPQIIGHEVVASDYLTGKKYVLEINDTVVSRGEEADPFCQAGIPTHSPTRMVLGIDRLPGGFGPYILAPKGNLVETKQLEDMEAVLLEPFAASLHGVEVSVNRTGAGLRKIAVLGPRRLGSLVIAALDLYRKRKKLNYEIVSFIRHQNLADLSLKMGADQVLYFSDLGEGEVKDGLLFQKKVGTPTTAFWSDYKNAFDLVYETTGSPSGLETSIYLTRKEIHRKTTNGQASLGITHLTELVVDEISVTNLKSGFLDLIWGIKAISPAWVFVSSSASLNKEEKDLLEDLENQDRIRIFTGSLEEGNKFLESENFPSPLPRFDFAIVDSSSELDLVIRPDNKEEKSLVRPRGFILVPKSAKRESNLFLDWIVSGGILSTSRCGDFVRTREYLVSEPGFLKSVSKNLISKEYDSGSIPEAYTDARKPENIKVVVRHKAS, from the coding sequence TTGATAGAAGTCCGGTTTACAGCTTACGAATACAATTCAAACGATTCTTTCTCCAATTCAGTCTATGAAATGAAAGGCTCAGAAGAATCGGGCTGGAAGATTTTAAGGAATTCTTCTTCTTATTTAGAACTTGGAAAAGGTTACAGACTTCTCAAAACCGAACTCTGCGGAATTTGTTCCACCGATCTGGACCGCAGATTTTTGCCTTTTTCACTTCCTCAAATCATTGGCCACGAAGTGGTCGCATCCGATTATCTCACCGGAAAAAAATACGTATTAGAAATTAATGATACGGTAGTTTCTAGGGGGGAAGAAGCGGATCCTTTCTGTCAGGCTGGGATCCCAACACATAGCCCAACCAGAATGGTGCTCGGAATAGATCGTTTACCGGGGGGATTTGGGCCTTATATTCTCGCACCCAAAGGAAACTTAGTAGAAACCAAACAATTAGAAGATATGGAAGCTGTTCTCTTGGAGCCGTTTGCCGCTTCTTTGCATGGTGTTGAAGTCTCCGTTAACAGGACAGGTGCCGGGCTCCGAAAAATCGCAGTCTTAGGTCCTAGACGATTGGGTTCTTTGGTGATCGCAGCATTGGATCTATATAGAAAAAGAAAAAAACTAAACTACGAAATTGTTTCATTCATCCGACATCAAAACTTGGCGGACCTATCTTTGAAAATGGGTGCGGATCAGGTTTTGTATTTTTCCGATTTGGGAGAAGGAGAAGTAAAAGATGGTCTGTTATTCCAAAAGAAAGTAGGAACTCCAACAACTGCGTTTTGGTCGGATTATAAAAACGCTTTCGATCTAGTCTACGAAACCACGGGTTCACCTTCCGGATTAGAAACTAGCATCTATCTTACCCGAAAAGAAATTCATAGAAAGACTACAAATGGTCAGGCATCTCTTGGTATTACTCATCTCACCGAGTTGGTGGTCGATGAGATTTCCGTTACAAATCTTAAGTCCGGTTTTTTGGATCTAATTTGGGGGATCAAAGCGATATCTCCTGCTTGGGTTTTTGTTTCTTCTTCTGCCTCCTTAAACAAAGAAGAAAAAGATCTCTTGGAGGATCTGGAAAATCAGGATCGGATCCGGATCTTTACCGGTTCCTTAGAAGAAGGAAATAAATTCTTAGAGTCCGAAAACTTTCCAAGTCCGTTGCCTAGATTCGATTTTGCAATTGTAGACTCTTCTTCCGAGTTGGACTTAGTGATACGTCCAGATAATAAGGAAGAAAAATCCCTGGTTCGACCTAGAGGTTTTATTTTGGTCCCTAAGTCTGCAAAACGGGAATCTAATTTGTTCTTAGATTGGATTGTTAGTGGCGGGATTTTGAGCACAAGTAGATGCGGAGATTTTGTTCGGACAAGGGAATATTTGGTATCGGAGCCAGGATTTTTAAAATCGGTTTCCAAAAACTTGATTAGCAAAGAATACGATTCCGGATCTATCCCGGAAGCGTATACAGACGCACGAAAACCAGAGAATATAAAAGTGGTTGTCAGACATAAAGCTTCCTGA
- a CDS encoding aminotransferase class I/II-fold pyridoxal phosphate-dependent enzyme — MILEIEEPHRRICGERIPFENIHAVSMSLPEVADVIGYEEKRTETLSRLKAGYPRFVAHAYVEKILDHNRETKGVDGPQFIVNSRKAADHIVSFFGIEGARIIEDEGIITLTIPPHKENESKILSFIQHTGCLLSSRKAEDYLFKKGLIDSVYQEESRKEKPYQSVEGSLSALYPGKNLQVYLATSGMNAVYAAFRTLDKVRAKEGKDIWLRLGWLYVDNIRILEKYSRGSHIFHDVVDLKELEEFLSKEGHRVAAILTESPTNPLIQVPDYPELKKLLEKYGIPLIADISVAGSAVVDLSPYADVIVESLTKFASGHADVMMGALFLNPSSPYFEILKKDTPEFLETPYIRDCERMSFELEGYVERVKEIGRNAAILANFFSNHPKIKAVHWSGSEENHGNFSKIARNKDLHCGVITIEPGVPLEPFYNSLRLLKGPSFGTEFTLNMLYMYLAHYELVSTESGRGFLKEVGLDPSLIRISIGRENPDLLIEEYKKALGD, encoded by the coding sequence ATGATACTAGAGATAGAAGAACCGCATCGAAGGATCTGCGGGGAAAGAATACCATTCGAAAATATACATGCGGTTTCTATGAGCCTTCCGGAAGTCGCGGACGTAATAGGTTACGAAGAAAAAAGAACGGAAACTCTATCCAGATTAAAAGCGGGATATCCTCGTTTTGTTGCCCATGCTTATGTAGAAAAAATCCTAGATCATAACAGAGAGACTAAGGGAGTCGACGGCCCTCAGTTTATCGTAAACTCTCGTAAAGCTGCCGATCATATTGTTTCCTTTTTTGGAATAGAAGGAGCAAGAATCATTGAAGACGAAGGGATCATCACCTTAACGATTCCTCCTCATAAAGAAAACGAATCCAAAATATTATCTTTCATCCAACATACGGGCTGTTTATTATCTTCCCGCAAAGCAGAAGATTACTTATTCAAGAAAGGACTTATAGATTCAGTTTATCAAGAAGAATCCAGAAAAGAAAAACCTTATCAAAGTGTAGAAGGATCGTTATCCGCTTTGTATCCGGGTAAAAACCTGCAAGTTTATCTGGCAACTTCCGGAATGAACGCAGTCTATGCTGCTTTTAGGACCTTAGATAAAGTCCGTGCGAAAGAAGGAAAAGATATCTGGCTTAGGCTCGGATGGTTGTACGTTGATAATATTAGAATATTAGAAAAATATTCTAGAGGTTCTCATATATTCCACGATGTGGTCGACTTAAAAGAACTAGAAGAATTCCTTTCTAAAGAAGGCCATAGAGTTGCCGCAATCCTTACGGAATCTCCTACAAATCCTCTCATCCAAGTCCCCGATTACCCCGAACTCAAAAAACTTTTAGAAAAATACGGAATCCCATTAATAGCAGATATCTCCGTGGCGGGCTCCGCAGTTGTGGATCTTTCTCCTTATGCGGACGTGATCGTGGAAAGTTTGACCAAGTTTGCGTCCGGACACGCAGATGTGATGATGGGTGCATTGTTTTTGAACCCTTCTTCTCCATATTTTGAAATATTAAAGAAGGATACTCCCGAGTTTTTGGAAACTCCTTATATCAGGGATTGTGAACGTATGTCCTTCGAGTTAGAAGGTTATGTTGAAAGAGTCAAAGAGATAGGAAGGAACGCTGCGATACTCGCAAACTTCTTCTCGAATCATCCAAAGATCAAGGCGGTTCATTGGAGCGGCTCCGAAGAAAATCACGGGAATTTTTCTAAGATCGCAAGAAATAAAGATCTTCATTGCGGAGTGATCACGATCGAGCCTGGAGTTCCATTGGAACCATTTTACAATTCTTTAAGATTGTTAAAAGGACCTAGTTTCGGGACGGAATTCACACTGAATATGTTGTACATGTATCTCGCCCATTATGAGTTAGTTTCCACAGAATCAGGCAGAGGATTTTTGAAAGAAGTTGGACTGGATCCAAGTTTGATCAGAATTTCTATCGGAAGAGAAAATCCGGATCTTCTAATCGAAGAATACAAAAAAGCTCTGGGGGATTAA
- a CDS encoding alpha/beta fold hydrolase, which produces MKRTTISLMLLLIVLLDCRFLGIGSDSLEDLKAKYANSESKFAPIGDLNIHYRDEGQGPVIILLHGVCSSLHTWDAWAGLLKSRYRVIRLDLPGHGLTGPPEDLEKLNLEEGVEVLNRFLEYLKVDSFYLVGNSMGGYISWNYALKYPNKVQKLVLIDAAGYAQPMPPMIALGSNPIVSPFARHMLPSFMVEKSVDEVYGDPSKITLEIKTRYVDLSRREGNRQAYNYFFRTAREKFTDPKISEEIKSVKTPTLIMWGKEDHWLKLEYAQNWTKDIQKSKFITYEGAGHIPMEEIPELTAKDLVQFLTL; this is translated from the coding sequence ATGAAAAGAACAACAATAAGCTTAATGTTACTTCTCATCGTTCTACTTGATTGTAGATTTTTAGGGATCGGTTCCGATTCATTAGAGGATTTAAAGGCGAAGTATGCAAACTCGGAGTCAAAGTTCGCTCCGATCGGGGATCTAAATATCCATTACAGGGATGAAGGCCAAGGTCCAGTAATTATACTATTGCATGGGGTATGCTCTTCTTTACATACTTGGGATGCTTGGGCGGGATTACTAAAATCTCGTTATAGGGTTATCCGTCTAGATCTTCCAGGCCACGGTTTGACCGGACCTCCGGAAGATCTAGAAAAGTTAAATTTGGAAGAAGGCGTAGAAGTCCTAAATCGATTTCTGGAATATCTAAAAGTGGATTCTTTTTATTTGGTCGGAAATTCTATGGGTGGATATATCTCCTGGAATTATGCATTAAAATATCCTAATAAAGTCCAAAAGTTGGTATTGATAGATGCGGCCGGGTATGCACAGCCCATGCCTCCTATGATCGCTTTGGGAAGTAACCCGATAGTAAGTCCGTTTGCACGCCATATGCTCCCAAGTTTTATGGTAGAAAAAAGTGTGGATGAGGTCTATGGAGATCCTTCTAAGATCACACTTGAGATCAAAACAAGATATGTAGATCTTTCCAGGAGAGAGGGAAACAGACAGGCTTATAATTATTTTTTCAGGACTGCGCGGGAGAAGTTTACCGATCCGAAAATTTCAGAGGAGATCAAGTCGGTAAAAACTCCTACATTAATCATGTGGGGAAAAGAAGATCATTGGCTGAAATTAGAATATGCGCAGAACTGGACTAAGGATATTCAGAAATCCAAGTTCATCACTTACGAAGGTGCGGGCCATATTCCTATGGAAGAA
- a CDS encoding TetR/AcrR family transcriptional regulator — MPKIAKKKSPTSSKQKEKNSKLNLRKSPSQKRAIERVEYILDIVADLLDEVGTEGLTTNLIAQRAEIPIGSLYQYFPNKHAILKAVGQRHLERVNSMILNFLDTQPNKADWENLVDKLIDAFAQLYKSEPGFIPMWSNKNLDPELVSIDRENNRAIANFIAELFFGVIPWMKKKEEMMVMSRIMVEVSDSVLSRWLRERQDSALADGILQELKTMLKAYMNYYIQRGSK, encoded by the coding sequence TTGCCCAAAATCGCAAAAAAGAAATCGCCAACTTCCTCTAAACAAAAAGAGAAAAACTCTAAGTTAAATCTGAGAAAATCACCTTCTCAAAAAAGAGCTATAGAGAGGGTGGAATATATCCTAGATATAGTCGCCGATCTTTTAGACGAGGTCGGAACGGAAGGACTCACTACAAATCTGATCGCGCAGAGGGCCGAGATACCTATCGGTTCCTTATACCAATATTTTCCGAATAAACATGCTATCTTAAAAGCGGTCGGGCAAAGGCATTTGGAAAGAGTGAATTCTATGATCCTGAATTTTCTAGATACTCAGCCAAACAAGGCTGATTGGGAAAATCTAGTGGATAAACTCATAGATGCATTCGCTCAACTTTATAAATCAGAGCCTGGATTTATACCTATGTGGTCGAATAAAAATTTAGATCCCGAGTTAGTAAGCATAGATAGAGAGAATAACAGGGCAATCGCCAATTTTATCGCGGAGTTATTTTTCGGGGTCATTCCTTGGATGAAGAAAAAAGAGGAAATGATGGTCATGTCCAGGATCATGGTGGAAGTATCCGATTCCGTTCTTAGCCGTTGGCTCAGAGAAAGGCAAGACAGTGCGCTTGCAGACGGGATCTTACAAGAACTCAAGACAATGCTTAAAGCTTATATGAATTATTATATCCAGAGAGGGTCTAAATGA
- the purT gene encoding formate-dependent phosphoribosylglycinamide formyltransferase: MRKKILLLGSGELGKEFVIAAQRLGQYVITVDSYDGAPAMQVAHEKEVIDMLDGNALDQVVAKHKPDLIVPEIEAIRTERFYEYEKQGYQVVPSAKAANFTMNRKAIRDLASQTLGLKTAKYKYASTFEGLKEAIATIGIPCVVKPLMSSSGKGQSVIKTESDIEPAWIASQTKGRTGASEIIIEEFISFESEITLLTVTQKSGKTLFCPPIGHRQERGDYQESWQPAEISDSQLKSAQEMAEKVTKDLGGAGIWGVEFFLTKDDVYFSELSPRPHDTGMVTLAGTQSFNEFELHVRTILGLPIPEILLVRRGASAVILAQTEGQVPNVQGLDKACEMPESDLRIFGKPITKKYRRMGVALTYSDKDESISMLRKRAVLIASKIKVD, from the coding sequence ATGAGAAAGAAAATACTTCTGCTCGGCTCAGGCGAGCTTGGAAAAGAATTCGTAATCGCAGCCCAAAGATTAGGCCAATATGTAATTACAGTCGATAGTTACGATGGCGCGCCCGCCATGCAGGTCGCTCATGAAAAAGAAGTCATCGATATGTTGGATGGTAACGCATTAGATCAAGTCGTTGCCAAACATAAACCGGATCTAATCGTTCCGGAAATTGAGGCAATCCGAACCGAAAGATTTTACGAATACGAAAAACAAGGTTACCAAGTAGTTCCAAGCGCCAAGGCAGCTAACTTTACGATGAACCGTAAAGCAATCAGAGATCTTGCTTCCCAAACCTTAGGTCTAAAAACCGCTAAGTATAAATACGCTTCCACCTTCGAGGGATTAAAGGAGGCAATTGCGACCATAGGTATACCTTGTGTTGTAAAACCTTTGATGTCTTCATCCGGAAAAGGACAGTCGGTTATCAAAACGGAGTCGGATATCGAGCCGGCTTGGATCGCTTCTCAAACTAAAGGAAGAACCGGCGCTTCAGAGATTATAATAGAAGAATTTATTTCCTTTGAATCCGAGATCACTTTGTTGACTGTAACCCAAAAGTCTGGAAAAACTTTGTTCTGTCCTCCTATCGGCCATAGGCAAGAAAGAGGAGACTACCAAGAAAGTTGGCAACCTGCAGAGATCAGCGATTCACAACTTAAATCAGCTCAAGAAATGGCGGAGAAGGTCACGAAAGATCTGGGCGGCGCTGGCATTTGGGGAGTAGAGTTTTTCTTAACCAAAGATGATGTATACTTTTCGGAACTTTCCCCCAGACCTCATGATACCGGAATGGTTACTTTGGCCGGTACTCAAAGTTTTAACGAATTCGAATTGCATGTAAGAACTATTTTAGGTCTTCCTATTCCTGAAATTCTTTTGGTAAGAAGAGGGGCAAGCGCAGTCATTCTCGCCCAAACGGAAGGCCAAGTCCCGAATGTCCAAGGATTAGATAAGGCTTGCGAAATGCCTGAATCTGATTTGAGAATTTTCGGAAAACCGATCACCAAAAAATACAGAAGGATGGGAGTAGCTCTTACCTATTCCGATAAAGATGAATCCATCTCTATGCTTCGTAAAAGAGCAGTTTTGATCGCATCGAAGATCAAAGTAGATTAA
- a CDS encoding NUDIX domain-containing protein: MSKHGFFQITQKVFLRKGKELLILRDRKSGFGDLPGGRMNEDEFYGDWLESLSRELKEEMGDSCEIKIHPRPILIHKHRVSDGNHPCVIVAYHGEFISGEIVLSDEHDYIAWVDAATYDPKPLFFEYMLDALQLYQKEYVPLIPDGKLDPKGWIA, encoded by the coding sequence TTGAGCAAACACGGTTTTTTTCAAATCACACAAAAGGTTTTTTTGAGAAAAGGAAAAGAACTTCTCATTCTTAGAGACCGCAAATCCGGATTCGGGGACCTTCCCGGTGGCAGGATGAACGAGGACGAATTTTACGGAGACTGGCTGGAAAGTTTGTCCAGAGAGTTAAAGGAAGAAATGGGGGACTCCTGCGAGATCAAGATCCACCCAAGACCTATCCTAATTCACAAACATAGAGTTAGCGATGGTAATCATCCATGCGTGATCGTTGCTTATCATGGAGAATTTATATCCGGTGAGATCGTTCTTTCGGACGAGCATGATTATATTGCTTGGGTGGACGCAGCCACTTACGATCCAAAACCTTTATTTTTCGAATATATGTTGGACGCTTTACAATTGTACCAAAAAGAATATGTTCCTCTGATCCCTGATGGCAAATTAGATCCTAAAGGATGGATAGCATGA